The Microcaecilia unicolor chromosome 13, aMicUni1.1, whole genome shotgun sequence genome has a window encoding:
- the ASPA gene encoding LOW QUALITY PROTEIN: aspartoacylase (The sequence of the model RefSeq protein was modified relative to this genomic sequence to represent the inferred CDS: inserted 1 base in 1 codon) gives MAFCHVDHKLAPVQRVAIFGGTHGNELSGVLLVKHWLENGAEIQRVGMEVKPFLTNPRAVQKCTRYIDCDLNRSFDVEHLSKQETEDMLYEVKRAQEINSIFGPKGSDDAFDLIFDLHNTTSNMGSTLILEDSNDDFTVQMFHYIKLALSPASCPVLLIDHPNXKYATTRSVAKHSVGVEVGPQPQGVIRADILDNMRRIIKHGLDFVQLFNSGKEFPPCSIEVYKIQEKVDYPRNEAGEIAAFVHYRLQDQDWQALNPGDPVFLDLDGNVIVYDGDCTVYPTFVNEAAYYEKKQAFTKTVKVTLTAKCIRSSVH, from the exons ATGGCCTTCTGCCATGTTGATCACAAGCTTGCTCCTGTACAAAGGGTTGCTATCTTTGGAGGGACTCATGGCAATGAGTTATCAGGCGTATTGCTAGTTAAGCACTGGCTGGAGAATGGAGCTGAAATTCAAAGGGTAGGCATGGAGGTGAAGCCTTTTCTTACCAACCCAAGAGCAGTGCAAAAATGTACTAGGTATATTGACTGCGATCTGAACCGGAGTTTTGATGTTGAACATCTTAG CAAACAAGAAACTGAAGATATGTTATATGAAGTTAAAAGGGCTCAGGAAATCAATTCCATATTTGGTCCTAAAGGTAGTGATGATGCCTTTGATCTTATATTTGACCTACACAACACAACTTCTAACATGGGTAGCACTCTTATTCTTGAAGATTCAAATGATGACTTCACAGTCCAGATGTTTCACTATATTAAG CTTGCTCTGTCTCCAGCATCTTGCCCTGTGCTATTGATTGATCATCCCA CTAAATATGCAACAACTCGATCTGTAGCAAAGCATTCTGTGG GTGTAGAAGTTGGTCCCCAACCCCAAGGAGTTATTAGAGCTGATATTTTGGATAATATGAGGAGGATTATCAAACATGGTTTAGATTTTGTGCAACTCTTTAATAGCG GAAAAGAATTTCCTCCTTGCAgcattgaggtgtacaaaatacaaGAAAAAGTTGATTATCCCAGAAACGAAGCTGGTGAAATTGCTGCTTTTGTCCACTATCGCCTCCAG GATCAAGATTGGCAGGCATTGAATCCAGGAGACCCGGTTTTCTTGGATCTGGATGGTAATGTCATTGTCTATGACGGAGACTGCACAGTTTACCCAACGTTTGTGAATGAGGCTGCATACTACGAGAAGAAGCAAGCTTTTACAAAAACTGTCAAAGTAACATTAACTGCAAAATGTATTCGATCTTCTGTGCATTAA